A single Phytohabitans houttuyneae DNA region contains:
- a CDS encoding family 43 glycosylhydrolase — MSRVRRALALAVAGAVVAVSAVVVTLSSAYAVTIDPNAWYQIVSRHSGLALGIAGSSTADQAGLVQTARGDQTSKQFQFVASGNGYYRLKARHSGKVLDVWEWSTADGANIVQWPDLNGANQQWSVVDTTSGYVKMVNRNSGKALDVWEWSTSDGARISQYTDVGGTNQQWQLVAAGGGTPTTAPTTGGPARTFTNPVKRNGPDPWLTYHNGYYYLATTTWNSTITMRRSTTLGGLATASDQVVFNLAGRANGCCNMWAPEFHLLNGRWYLYYVAGQNVADYNPTQRLHVLESAGTDPMGPYTFKADLGGDWQLDASVLQVSGRLYLMGTYNAGGSFGQSLFITPMSNPYTLSGSRVRLTSPTLSWERQTGAVAEGPEPLYRNGRTFIVYSASACWGPDYKLGLLTFTGSDPLNPAHWTKSPNPVFQRNDANGVFAPGHNGFFKSPDGTEDWIVYHANDSAGGGCDMNRSTRAQKFTWNADGTPNFGTPVRLGVTLTAPSGER, encoded by the coding sequence ATGAGCAGGGTTCGGCGCGCGTTGGCGCTCGCCGTGGCCGGGGCCGTCGTGGCGGTTTCGGCCGTGGTGGTGACGCTGTCCTCGGCGTACGCGGTCACGATCGACCCGAACGCGTGGTACCAGATCGTGTCCCGCCACAGCGGACTCGCACTGGGCATCGCCGGATCGTCCACGGCGGACCAGGCCGGGCTGGTGCAGACAGCGCGGGGCGACCAGACCAGCAAGCAGTTCCAGTTCGTCGCCTCGGGCAACGGCTACTACCGGCTCAAGGCCCGGCACAGCGGCAAGGTCCTCGACGTGTGGGAGTGGTCGACCGCGGATGGCGCGAACATCGTGCAGTGGCCGGACCTCAACGGTGCGAACCAGCAGTGGTCGGTCGTCGACACCACCTCCGGGTACGTCAAGATGGTCAACCGCAACAGCGGCAAGGCGCTGGACGTGTGGGAGTGGTCCACGTCGGACGGTGCGCGGATCTCCCAGTACACCGACGTGGGCGGCACCAACCAGCAGTGGCAGCTGGTCGCGGCCGGCGGCGGCACACCGACGACCGCGCCGACGACCGGCGGCCCGGCGCGCACGTTCACCAACCCGGTCAAGCGCAACGGGCCCGACCCCTGGCTGACGTACCACAACGGCTACTACTACCTGGCCACCACCACGTGGAACTCGACGATCACGATGCGCCGCTCGACCACGCTGGGCGGCCTGGCCACGGCCTCCGACCAGGTGGTCTTCAACCTCGCGGGCCGGGCGAACGGGTGCTGCAACATGTGGGCCCCGGAGTTCCATCTGCTCAACGGGCGCTGGTACCTGTACTACGTGGCCGGCCAGAACGTGGCCGACTACAACCCCACGCAGCGGCTGCACGTGCTGGAGAGCGCCGGCACCGATCCGATGGGGCCGTACACGTTCAAGGCCGACCTCGGCGGCGACTGGCAACTGGACGCCAGCGTGCTGCAGGTGAGCGGCCGGCTGTACCTGATGGGCACGTACAACGCCGGCGGCAGCTTCGGGCAGAGCCTGTTCATCACGCCGATGAGCAACCCCTACACGCTGAGCGGCTCCCGCGTGCGCCTGACCTCGCCGACCCTGAGCTGGGAGCGGCAGACCGGCGCGGTGGCCGAAGGGCCGGAGCCGCTCTACCGCAACGGCAGGACCTTCATCGTGTACTCCGCCAGCGCGTGCTGGGGTCCGGACTACAAGCTGGGCCTGCTCACCTTCACCGGCTCGGACCCGCTCAACCCCGCGCACTGGACCAAATCGCCGAACCCCGTCTTCCAGCGCAACGACGCCAACGGTGTCTTCGCTCCCGGGCACAACGGCTTCTTCAAGTCACCCGACGGCACCGAGGACTGGATCGTCTACCACGCCAACGACTCGGCCGGCGGCGGCTGCGACATGAACCGCTCCACCCGGGCGCAGAAGTTCACCTGGAACGCCGACGGCACGCCGAACTTCGGCACACCCGTGCGCCTCGGCGTCACCCTCACCGCACCCTCCGGCGAGCGCTGA
- a CDS encoding FAD-dependent oxidoreductase encodes MSSPPVSRDVVVVGAGIVGASVAYHAARAGAAVTLVDSGLPGAGVTADSFAWIGASGVRTGPAAGLRASATEEYHRLGAELPGLPVTWSGSLSWRREGGAPDAGPGQTIVDAAAVAALEPTVRQPPEWAVWAPGDGGVDSVGVTERLVAGARAHGARVQLDTPVTSVRRDAAGQVAGVETAAGPLSGATVVLAAGVATAALSVPSACASRSNRRRRRCSGSAPRPVWSARWSTPRTSTFGRSPRTG; translated from the coding sequence GTGTCGAGCCCACCGGTGAGCAGGGACGTGGTCGTCGTCGGTGCCGGCATTGTCGGCGCATCGGTGGCCTACCACGCCGCCCGGGCGGGCGCCGCCGTGACGTTGGTCGACTCCGGGCTGCCGGGCGCGGGCGTGACGGCGGACTCGTTCGCCTGGATCGGGGCCTCCGGCGTGCGCACAGGTCCCGCCGCCGGGCTGCGGGCCAGCGCGACCGAGGAGTACCACCGGCTCGGTGCCGAGCTGCCGGGACTCCCGGTCACCTGGTCCGGCTCGCTGAGCTGGCGTCGGGAGGGCGGTGCGCCGGACGCCGGGCCCGGGCAGACGATCGTGGACGCGGCCGCCGTGGCGGCGCTCGAGCCGACCGTCCGGCAGCCTCCCGAGTGGGCTGTCTGGGCGCCGGGTGACGGCGGTGTCGACTCGGTGGGCGTGACCGAGCGGCTGGTCGCGGGCGCTCGCGCCCATGGCGCGCGGGTGCAGCTGGACACGCCGGTTACCTCGGTCCGCCGGGATGCGGCGGGTCAGGTTGCCGGGGTGGAGACGGCGGCAGGCCCCCTCTCCGGTGCGACGGTGGTGCTGGCGGCCGGAGTCGCCACCGCCGCCCTGAGCGTGCCCTCGGCGTGCGCGTCCCGGTCGAACCGTCGCCGTCGCCGCTGTTCCGGCTCCGCGCCCCGGCCGGTCTGGTCCGCACGGTGGTCAACACCGAGGACTTCGACCTTCGGCAGGTCGCCGCGGACCGGCTGA
- a CDS encoding FAD-dependent oxidoreductase, with amino-acid sequence MVNTEDFDLRQVAADRLIAAADSAERTLAAVRSTFRGAEGVELLSTRVGERPMPVDGEPIVGPVAEVPGLYVAVMHAAVTLAAAVGRLVAREVVDGSVEPALSGCRLDRF; translated from the coding sequence GTGGTCAACACCGAGGACTTCGACCTTCGGCAGGTCGCCGCGGACCGGCTGATCGCCGCCGCGGACTCGGCCGAGCGGACCCTTGCCGCCGTCCGCTCCACGTTCCGCGGCGCCGAGGGTGTCGAGCTGCTCAGCACCCGGGTCGGAGAGCGCCCGATGCCGGTCGACGGTGAGCCGATCGTCGGCCCGGTCGCCGAGGTCCCCGGCCTCTACGTGGCGGTGATGCACGCGGCGGTCACGCTCGCCGCGGCCGTGGGCCGCCTTGTCGCGCGGGAGGTGGTCGACGGAAGCGTCGAGCCGGCTCTGTCAGGCTGCCGCCTCGACCGCTTCTAG
- a CDS encoding NUDIX hydrolase yields MPASLVVVRHADTILLIFDSWRRQWELPGGTREPGESAHQTAVRELREETGLEVAGLVHAGVAEFALVAPQRRELLAVYQVRLEAVPPLTVNDEALAFRWWSISEPAGEDASPLDAEIGRLVVAAPPTGPAGAPAST; encoded by the coding sequence ATGCCCGCGTCCCTGGTCGTGGTCCGCCACGCGGACACCATCCTGCTGATCTTCGACAGCTGGCGGCGGCAGTGGGAGCTTCCCGGCGGCACCCGCGAGCCGGGTGAGAGCGCCCACCAGACCGCGGTGCGGGAGCTGCGCGAGGAGACCGGCTTGGAGGTGGCGGGCCTTGTCCACGCAGGTGTGGCCGAGTTCGCACTCGTGGCGCCGCAGCGCCGCGAACTCCTTGCTGTGTACCAGGTCCGGCTCGAAGCGGTGCCCCCGCTGACGGTGAACGACGAGGCTTTGGCCTTCCGGTGGTGGTCCATCTCCGAACCGGCGGGCGAGGACGCAAGCCCGCTCGACGCGGAGATCGGCCGGCTGGTGGTCGCCGCGCCACCGACCGGCCCGGCCGGCGCGCCGGCCAGCACCTGA